The following are encoded in a window of Candidatus Nitrosotalea sinensis genomic DNA:
- a CDS encoding SirB1 family protein, which translates to MNNFDPFAAEWISYAKNLQYTLIEKCLKLAQTLEFPDLDVTAYLQKIESFKQGLRDHISDVKNPIYLVSMLNEYMFDILEFRGDNDDYYNPHNNFLNMVIDKRSGIPITLSIIYIEIARAIGLELHPVGFPGHFLVKYSEELILDPFNRGSLLDIEDLQDILDSTYGEGVEFEPEFLNDIEPEKILIRILRNLKGSYTESFSYDRAMRCINMILGLEPDLPEDIRDKGIVQARMMQDDLALISLNKYLELAPEADDVDEILEMIKGIKEKSSR; encoded by the coding sequence ATGAATAACTTTGATCCATTTGCAGCAGAGTGGATCTCTTATGCAAAAAATCTACAATACACATTGATTGAAAAATGTCTCAAGTTAGCTCAGACACTAGAATTCCCAGATCTTGATGTTACAGCATATCTCCAAAAGATAGAATCATTCAAGCAAGGCTTGCGAGACCACATCTCTGATGTCAAAAATCCAATCTATCTTGTATCGATGCTAAATGAATACATGTTTGATATTTTAGAATTTCGAGGAGACAATGATGATTACTACAACCCGCACAACAATTTCTTGAACATGGTAATTGACAAGCGCAGTGGAATACCAATTACACTGTCAATAATTTACATCGAGATTGCAAGGGCAATAGGACTTGAACTACACCCTGTTGGATTTCCGGGTCACTTTCTTGTGAAATATTCAGAGGAGCTTATCTTGGATCCATTTAATCGTGGTAGTCTTTTAGATATTGAAGATCTTCAGGACATACTTGATTCAACATATGGAGAAGGAGTAGAGTTTGAGCCAGAATTTCTAAATGACATAGAACCTGAAAAAATCCTCATCAGAATTTTAAGAAACCTAAAGGGGTCATATACTGAATCATTTAGCTATGACAGGGCAATGCGTTGCATAAACATGATACTTGGTCTAGAGCCAGACCTTCCGGAGGATATCAGAGACAAGGGAATAGTCCAAGCAAGAATGATGCAGGACGACCTTGCATTGATATCTCTTAACAAATACCTTGAGCTTGCACCGGAAGCTGATGATGTGGATGAAATTTTAGAGATGATAAAAGGAATTAAAGAAAAATCTAGTCGATGA
- a CDS encoding MBL fold metallo-hydrolase, with product MNKNNESENLVIASDELYSDLKSGMPLLVFDLRLKEHYTHGHIEGSVHAVCDSRAKETIMPKIPKGVKIVLIDEDGSISAPTAAMMASYGLDAHFLKGGIKSWDKSLVKKDIHTIITPEELWHKITNNENLVLVDVRQPEEFSDFKIPGSINIPLGELFDIQSLNKIPKSKQVVTICPHGNRSMVAAFALARNGINALSLVGGLAGWGQVLNPKVVTRDDVTVIQVEKIGKGCLSYIVGSKGEAMVIDPVYPAEKYVEFARNEGLQIVKVIDTHQHADHVSAAREIAKITNAQLYMSKYEQYDFTSNRVGDGDLINLGDSTIRVIHTPGHTAGSLSYVLDEKYVFTGDILFVDGIGRPDLRDNAKEFAEDLYDTLHHKLFALHEETLVLPAHHGEQSGYKNSVYQTTLRDAKKMLMLGLSHDKFIDKVMNTTLPRPMNYEKIIQINKSLQQVPTLDVANLEIGPNRCAIST from the coding sequence ATGAATAAAAATAATGAATCAGAAAATCTAGTAATAGCATCAGATGAACTATACTCTGATCTAAAAAGTGGAATGCCTCTTCTTGTATTTGATCTGAGACTCAAAGAACACTATACTCATGGTCATATAGAAGGATCTGTTCACGCTGTATGTGATTCCCGCGCCAAAGAAACAATCATGCCAAAGATTCCAAAAGGCGTAAAAATTGTATTAATTGATGAAGATGGCTCCATATCTGCCCCAACCGCAGCAATGATGGCATCATACGGTCTTGATGCACACTTCCTAAAAGGTGGAATAAAAAGTTGGGACAAATCTCTTGTGAAAAAAGACATTCACACAATAATCACACCTGAAGAACTATGGCACAAAATAACAAACAATGAGAATCTAGTCCTGGTGGATGTACGACAGCCTGAAGAATTCTCTGATTTCAAGATTCCGGGAAGCATAAACATTCCACTTGGAGAACTGTTTGATATCCAATCTCTAAATAAAATTCCAAAAAGCAAACAGGTAGTTACCATCTGTCCGCATGGTAATAGATCAATGGTTGCAGCATTTGCCTTGGCAAGAAATGGCATAAATGCATTATCTCTTGTAGGAGGTCTTGCAGGATGGGGACAAGTTCTAAATCCAAAAGTTGTAACTAGAGACGATGTAACTGTAATCCAAGTAGAAAAAATTGGAAAGGGTTGTCTTTCATATATTGTAGGATCAAAGGGAGAGGCTATGGTGATTGACCCTGTCTATCCTGCAGAAAAATATGTCGAGTTTGCACGAAATGAAGGATTACAAATAGTCAAAGTAATTGATACACACCAACATGCAGATCATGTCTCTGCAGCACGAGAGATTGCCAAAATAACAAACGCCCAACTTTACATGAGTAAATACGAGCAATATGATTTTACAAGCAATAGGGTTGGAGATGGAGACCTCATAAACTTGGGTGATTCAACCATACGTGTAATCCATACTCCAGGACATACTGCAGGAAGTCTGTCTTATGTACTGGATGAAAAATATGTCTTCACAGGAGATATTCTGTTTGTAGATGGAATCGGTAGACCTGATTTGAGAGATAATGCAAAAGAGTTTGCAGAGGATCTGTATGACACACTACATCACAAACTGTTTGCATTGCATGAAGAAACACTAGTACTTCCTGCCCATCATGGTGAGCAGAGCGGATACAAAAATAGTGTCTATCAGACAACTTTGAGGGATGCAAAAAAGATGCTCATGCTGGGTCTTTCACATGATAAATTCATCGACAAAGTAATGAATACAACACTTCCAAGACCAATGAATTACGAAAAAATAATTCAAATCAACAAATCTTTGCAGCAAGTTCCTACTTTGGATGTTGCTAATCTGGAGATTGGCCCAAACAGGTGTGCCATCTCTACCTAG
- a CDS encoding sulfite exporter TauE/SafE family protein — MEMVTCLTLIVGQILDLQLEPIIIFLSLISGIVVGFSLGLMGGGGSILAVPLLIYVVGLSPHLSFGTSALSVAVNAITNLIQHKKNGHVKIRKGLVFAIPGAAGAFFGAQLGLLTPSNHLLVLFGLFMIGIAIFMLRHKHTAQNVVVDNFGTMQKMRLVITGLFVGVAAGYFGIGGGFLIAPTLIYIGGFGILDAIGTSLLPVSAFGLTTASRYAMDGQINLIISALFIVGGIGGGMLGTRLSTKIPIRKLAKLFAILLIAVAIYVIMRSISF, encoded by the coding sequence ATGGAAATGGTGACTTGTCTTACTCTGATAGTAGGACAAATTCTTGATTTACAATTAGAGCCAATCATAATATTTCTCTCTTTAATCTCTGGCATTGTAGTAGGATTTAGCCTTGGTTTGATGGGAGGGGGAGGATCAATTCTAGCAGTTCCACTTTTAATCTATGTCGTAGGATTATCACCTCATCTTTCATTTGGAACTTCTGCTCTATCTGTAGCAGTAAATGCAATCACAAATCTGATACAACACAAGAAAAATGGTCATGTGAAAATAAGAAAGGGACTGGTGTTTGCCATTCCGGGCGCTGCAGGTGCATTTTTTGGAGCACAGCTTGGGTTGCTTACTCCATCAAATCACCTGCTAGTTCTGTTTGGATTATTCATGATCGGAATTGCAATTTTCATGTTACGACACAAACATACAGCACAGAATGTCGTAGTGGATAATTTTGGAACCATGCAGAAGATGCGTCTTGTCATTACTGGTCTGTTTGTAGGCGTTGCTGCTGGATACTTTGGAATTGGTGGTGGATTTCTAATTGCACCAACCCTGATTTACATTGGTGGGTTTGGCATATTGGATGCAATTGGAACATCACTTCTTCCAGTAAGTGCATTTGGGCTTACTACTGCTAGCAGATATGCAATGGATGGTCAGATCAACTTGATAATCTCTGCTCTTTTCATAGTGGGGGGTATTGGAGGGGGAATGTTAGGTACTAGACTTTCTACAAAAATACCTATAAGAAAATTAGCAAAATTATTTGCCATTCTCTTGATAGCTGTGGCCATATATGTGATTATGCGCAGTATTTCATTTTAG
- a CDS encoding MFS transporter: protein MSNLTKSQRSVLLGSFLGWSLDGYDLVLMLLVIPLISNLFFPSGNTTFSLLATFAAYVVTLIMRPVGGAFFGNFGDKIGRKKIMIVTILGFSAATFSTGLLPTWTMVGILAPVLLVALRFTQGFFAGGEWGSGAVIAMEMSSKNSRGLLSGILQSGYNFGYIMASVVYFFIMSSFPESQFTEIGWRIMFFSGMIPGLIALFVRFKMKESETWLEKYHQKKIERTPVRKIFSTGEGRKRFFLALVITAGLMYSYYTTMGFFPTFLQGYVNVSKSEVPALMIVATTTSFFGQIFAGYASQKIGRMKVLTLFAISAAILAIPLVSGLYHTTSFYERSLYTLALIFVATSGFGPIPAFLSERFPTEVRNSASGLTYNGGLLFGAWAPLIAISMLSLKGYLTPIALGVNVLIGSLVVILGSRINPETKDVDIQ from the coding sequence ATGTCTAATCTCACTAAGTCCCAGAGGTCTGTACTTCTTGGCTCTTTTCTTGGTTGGTCCCTTGACGGATATGATCTTGTCCTGATGCTGCTTGTAATTCCGTTGATAAGTAACTTGTTCTTTCCATCAGGAAACACTACATTTTCTCTACTTGCTACTTTTGCAGCATATGTTGTAACACTGATAATGCGTCCTGTTGGCGGTGCATTCTTTGGAAACTTTGGTGATAAGATAGGGCGAAAAAAGATAATGATTGTAACTATTCTGGGGTTTTCTGCTGCCACTTTTTCAACTGGGTTACTACCGACTTGGACGATGGTCGGAATTCTTGCACCTGTACTTTTAGTAGCATTGAGATTTACACAGGGTTTCTTTGCAGGCGGTGAATGGGGAAGTGGCGCTGTAATTGCAATGGAAATGTCTTCTAAAAATTCACGAGGATTGTTATCTGGAATTTTGCAAAGTGGGTATAATTTTGGTTATATTATGGCATCTGTTGTGTATTTTTTCATCATGTCTTCTTTTCCAGAATCTCAATTTACTGAGATAGGGTGGAGAATAATGTTTTTCAGCGGGATGATACCTGGCCTTATAGCTCTCTTTGTGCGGTTCAAGATGAAAGAGTCAGAGACTTGGCTTGAAAAATATCATCAAAAAAAGATAGAACGCACTCCGGTTCGAAAAATCTTTTCTACTGGAGAAGGGCGAAAACGTTTCTTTCTGGCATTGGTAATCACTGCAGGTCTAATGTATTCATATTACACCACCATGGGGTTCTTTCCCACTTTTCTTCAAGGATATGTTAATGTCAGCAAATCTGAAGTACCTGCATTGATGATTGTTGCAACGACAACATCATTTTTTGGTCAGATATTTGCAGGATATGCAAGTCAAAAAATAGGCAGGATGAAAGTCCTTACACTGTTTGCAATCTCTGCTGCGATTCTGGCAATTCCTCTAGTCTCTGGATTGTATCACACTACATCATTTTATGAGAGATCCCTGTATACTCTGGCACTAATTTTTGTTGCAACATCAGGATTTGGTCCAATACCTGCCTTTTTGTCAGAAAGATTTCCTACAGAGGTACGAAATAGTGCAAGTGGGCTTACCTATAATGGAGGTCTGTTGTTTGGTGCATGGGCACCATTGATTGCAATTAGTATGCTATCATTGAAAGGATACTTGACCCCCATTGCGCTGGGAGTAAACGTACTCATTGGATCACTGGTGGTAATACTTGGGTCTAGAATTAATCCTGAAACAAAAGATGTCGACATACAATGA
- a CDS encoding APC family permease, whose product MAELKRSLGLFDATALAVGAIIGAGIFVISGVAAGLAGPAVILSIIIAGIVSSFTAYSYVRLASKFTEEGGPYVYAKNTISRFAGFITGWLWLFANIVAGATVSLGLASYVTSLLPTLPIVPIAILSILILVILNIVGIKQSSIFNAVLVALKLSALSLFIVIGFSHLNFSFYEPFSPNGIKGILSSAALIFFAYTGFGRPATAAEEIKDPKHTIPRSIVLALVLSSIVYILVGIVSTGLIPYQKIANSGSPITDSIEYGIKIYWLEIFVSFAAIVATVSVLLTTIIGVSRVSFAMARDNLLPKFFSKMHKRFSTPYLSILITGAVMAILPIFGSLKQTANVTNFGSLLVYAIVNFTAILLIAKDQNRMRRYLMVIPALGLISCIALLYFLTPISWIIGISWIAVGCVYYVVIKHRLN is encoded by the coding sequence ATGGCCGAATTAAAGAGAAGCCTAGGTCTGTTTGATGCAACTGCCCTTGCAGTTGGAGCAATCATAGGGGCAGGAATTTTTGTTATTTCCGGGGTAGCAGCAGGGCTTGCAGGACCTGCAGTTATTTTATCAATAATCATTGCTGGAATTGTATCTTCATTTACAGCATATAGTTATGTGAGATTAGCTTCAAAATTCACAGAAGAAGGAGGTCCATATGTCTACGCAAAGAACACGATTTCACGTTTTGCGGGTTTTATCACTGGTTGGCTGTGGCTATTTGCAAATATTGTGGCAGGAGCTACTGTAAGCCTAGGTCTAGCAAGTTACGTGACATCACTCTTGCCTACCTTGCCTATTGTGCCTATTGCAATTCTGAGCATACTGATACTTGTTATACTGAATATAGTTGGAATAAAACAGTCAAGCATATTCAATGCAGTTCTTGTTGCATTGAAATTATCTGCATTGTCTTTGTTCATAGTCATTGGATTCTCACATCTGAATTTCTCATTTTATGAACCCTTTTCACCAAATGGCATAAAAGGTATTTTGAGTTCTGCTGCTTTGATATTTTTCGCATATACTGGATTTGGCAGACCTGCTACTGCAGCAGAGGAAATCAAGGATCCTAAGCATACAATTCCACGTTCAATTGTTCTCGCATTGGTATTATCATCAATTGTGTATATCCTAGTTGGAATAGTGTCAACAGGTCTGATACCTTATCAAAAGATTGCCAACTCTGGTTCTCCAATAACTGATTCTATTGAATATGGCATCAAAATTTATTGGCTAGAAATATTTGTAAGTTTTGCAGCTATTGTTGCTACCGTCAGTGTATTGTTGACAACCATTATTGGAGTATCTAGAGTCTCATTTGCAATGGCAAGAGACAATCTCTTGCCGAAATTTTTTAGTAAAATGCACAAGAGATTCTCAACTCCTTATCTTTCCATTTTGATTACGGGGGCAGTTATGGCAATCTTGCCCATATTTGGCAGCTTAAAACAAACTGCTAATGTAACAAACTTTGGCTCATTGCTAGTTTATGCTATAGTTAATTTTACTGCCATTCTGCTAATAGCAAAGGACCAAAATCGTATGCGACGATATCTCATGGTGATTCCAGCCCTTGGGCTAATTTCTTGCATTGCGTTGCTTTATTTTTTAACTCCCATTTCATGGATTATTGGAATTTCTTGGATTGCAGTAGGCTGTGTATATTATGTTGTAATAAAACATCGTCTTAATTGA